The window ATCGGCAGGGATATCTGAGTTGCAGGCGCCCAGGTGAAACGGGACACTGCGGCAAATGTCGGCGCCGAGGCGACTGGTGGTCGCGCGCAGGGACATGCAGTGCAGACGGAAGTCTTCGGATAAGAAGCTGTTGGGTGAGCTGCCAGACAGCTTGTGGACGTGCGATAGGATAAGCTCGCTGACGAGGATGCGTGCGTTGCGGTAGTTGGACCAGCAATTGCAGACCCAGAGCTCGGGGTAAATGTGATATTCGTTGTTATAAGGGAGAATCCCGCGACAGCGCCGCTCGAAGGCGCGGTTCAGCGGTGTCATGGTGTGGCTGGTATACGTAAACTCGGGTGGCAGAGCGGCCAACCAGGCGATGAGATCAGCTTCGATGGCACAGGCTGCACTTAGAACCTCCTGGGGATCAGTGATCGCTTTCGCGTGGATATCTGCACGAAGGTTCGATAGATTGccgatgatcatgatcagTCGATTGCCAAGATTATCCTTTGGCTGGAGGTACATGATGAGCCTTGTAGACTGCATTAATGACTCGGGCACCCGCACGTCGCGCTGGATACAACTGAGGATCTGCGAGTGGGTTAGCCTTGTCCTCGAAGGGGGATGGTACAGACACGCACAATCTGATATCTTAAATGCATGAACAGCCGCATCCCTACGACGGTCTCCAGCTGTTTCGACCCCCGGAGCTCCAGAAGGGCTGCGGCTCCACGAATATGATTTGACCAGCCCTCGATGCCCTGTGTAGTCCTCGATGTGACCAACTGCCGACGTTAGCTCTAAAACTagcctttttttttgagtTTAAAATTTAAGCTTACTTCATATACAGACAGGAGAATAACCGCGCCCAGCGCCTGGTTCGTCTTGGCCTCGTTCGCATCGGCGAGTGCCATATTGACCAGCTGGAGTGCAGACCCATACTCCTGGTGCGCTGTTTGTCTTAGCGACGCCACGTTGCGAACCCGCGAGAGCAGGGCGCTGGCAACCGCCACGAGACTGGATTGCATAGCCTTTTGGCTCACCGATCCACCATCCTGCATGAGGAAATTGGACACGGAAGCCGTCATAAAAACATTCCCGGGGATGGCA of the Penicillium psychrofluorescens genome assembly, chromosome: 1 genome contains:
- a CDS encoding uncharacterized protein (ID:PFLUO_001105-T1.cds;~source:funannotate) — protein: MVYCGKPSKGCGQCRTRKIRCDQARPACSQCSRARRECPGYRDELSLMFRDESNSVVRKAKAESSFSASPASSAAASRKRRTSSRSPRTASPDQNNNASPSTTDPTLSLADSEEITALSVADTESEFDFNSDPQHQFLMLQLRQSPLMIRPTLEPSKQEAVSYFLQSNAIPGNVFMTASVSNFLMQDGGSVSQKAMQSSLVAVASALLSRVRNVASLRQTAHQEYGSALQLVNMALADANEAKTNQALGAVILLSVYELVTSRTTQGIEGWSNHIRGAAALLELRGSKQLETVVGMRLFMHLRYQIILSCIQRDVRVPESLMQSTRLIMYLQPKDNLGNRLIMIIGNLSNLRADIHAKAITDPQEVLSAACAIEADLIAWLAALPPEFTYTSHTMTPLNRAFERRCRGILPYNNEYHIYPELWVCNCWSNYRNARILVSELILSHVHKLSGSSPNSFLSEDFRLHCMSLRATTSRLGADICRSVPFHLGACNSDIPADAPAMPPESYLGGLMLLWPLFLAGMVEGPNHPQRRWVVKCLAMIGHSMGLDQALAVMDILSADPGMFHSAEIYGDAADPPTGSAGLLSFSVFHIPHHHLITRKEYREYQELSPSSSV